The Changchengzhania lutea genomic sequence CAATCAGTACAAATGAACAAGGCTATTTAACCGATTTAAATCAATGGAATCGTGACATCGGGACCGAAATAGCAAAAGAGGAAGATATTGAAATGACCGACAGGCATTGGGAAGTGATTGAATACCTTCAAGACCAATACCGAAAAGAGGTACCACTAAGTGTCAGAAAGGTAGGCAAAAGTAATGTGGTAAGCATTAAGGAGTTC encodes the following:
- a CDS encoding TusE/DsrC/DsvC family sulfur relay protein, whose amino-acid sequence is MEKTYAGQAISTNEQGYLTDLNQWNRDIGTEIAKEEDIEMTDRHWEVIEYLQDQYRKEVPLSVRKVGKSNVVSIKEFYQLFPKGPLKISSRIAGIPKPVSCI